One window from the genome of Gemmatimonadaceae bacterium encodes:
- a CDS encoding MFS transporter, whose protein sequence is MDSVIYALVLAPALTELLPRSGMYASPRNVASVGSLLFALFLVGWGFSFLWGPIADRFGRTRSLAATILVYALFTGLSAFATTVWQLGVFRFLAGVGVGGEWAMAGTYVAEAWPEDRRKMGAGYLQTGYYFGFFVAAALNYTVGARYGWRAMFLCGFVPVIVSLFTFSRVREPERWRRVQTAAVRRTGSPLAELFGPTYRRRTIVNATLLTVAIIGLWAGAVYEPTAITTLARQAGMSPRAGARLVSLGTAVLSTGTILGCLCLPILAERWGRRRTLALYFAGMMVTIPLAFGWALSRPDGLVPFIVILFFMGFAGGNFAAFSLWLPEQYDTRVRATAFAFSTSVGRFVGAAVNFALAAAVLRAGSLGAPVALTGLAFGLGLLVIPFAIETRGQRLPE, encoded by the coding sequence GATGTACGCGTCGCCGCGGAACGTGGCGTCGGTCGGCTCGCTGCTGTTCGCGCTGTTCCTCGTCGGCTGGGGCTTTTCATTTCTCTGGGGGCCGATCGCCGACCGATTTGGACGTACGCGCTCTCTGGCTGCAACGATCCTCGTCTATGCGCTGTTCACCGGCCTCTCGGCGTTCGCGACGACGGTGTGGCAGCTCGGCGTGTTCCGTTTCCTCGCCGGCGTCGGCGTGGGCGGCGAGTGGGCGATGGCCGGCACCTATGTCGCGGAGGCGTGGCCGGAGGATCGGCGAAAGATGGGAGCCGGCTACCTCCAGACGGGCTACTACTTCGGCTTTTTCGTCGCCGCGGCGCTCAACTACACCGTCGGTGCGCGCTACGGATGGCGCGCGATGTTCCTCTGCGGCTTCGTCCCTGTGATCGTGTCGCTGTTCACGTTCTCGAGGGTGCGCGAGCCCGAGCGCTGGAGGCGCGTACAGACGGCCGCGGTGCGGCGCACCGGGAGCCCGCTCGCGGAGCTCTTCGGCCCGACGTATCGACGACGCACGATCGTGAACGCGACGCTGCTCACCGTCGCGATCATCGGCCTGTGGGCCGGCGCCGTTTACGAGCCGACGGCCATCACGACGCTCGCGCGACAGGCGGGGATGTCGCCGCGGGCCGGGGCGCGGCTGGTGTCCTTGGGCACAGCCGTGCTCTCCACCGGCACGATCCTCGGCTGCCTCTGCCTCCCGATCCTCGCGGAGCGGTGGGGGCGACGTCGCACGCTCGCGCTCTATTTCGCTGGGATGATGGTGACCATCCCCCTCGCGTTCGGCTGGGCGCTCTCGCGACCGGACGGCCTCGTGCCGTTCATCGTCATCCTGTTTTTCATGGGTTTCGCCGGCGGCAACTTCGCGGCATTCAGCCTCTGGCTGCCGGAGCAATACGACACGCGCGTCCGCGCAACGGCCTTCGCGTTCAGCACGTCGGTCGGCCGATTTGTGGGCGCCGCCGTGAACTTCGCGCTGGCCGCGGCGGTGCTGCGCGCTGGATCGTTAGGCGCCCCGGTGGCCCTGACGGGCCTCGCGTTCGGGCTCGGCCTGCTCGTGATCCCGTTCGCCATCGAGACGCGCGGCCAGCGGTTGCCGGAGTGA